A stretch of the Papaver somniferum cultivar HN1 chromosome 6, ASM357369v1, whole genome shotgun sequence genome encodes the following:
- the LOC113286751 gene encoding isoleucine--tRNA ligase, cytoplasmic-like: MEEVKEGKDFSFPKEEEEISKYWSDNKAFENQLKRTENLPEFVFYDGPPFATGLPHYGHLLAGTIKDIVTRYQTMIGHHVTRRFGWDCHGLPVEYEIDQKLGIKTKQDVLNFGIANYNEECKSIVTRYVSEWESTVTRMGRWIDFKNDYKTMDINYMESVWWVFSQLYEKGLVYRGFKVMPYSTGCKTPLSNFEANSNYKDVSDPEIMVSFPIVGDPDNSALVAWTTTPWTLPSNLCLCVNAKFDYVKVRNKTSGLVYVVAKCRLSQLPGDAKKKSKTDGSNAPGQDSKNAKSKNKSSSSDGKVEKEADSGPYELLETMTGASLVGLRYTPLFDYFVDEFSDSDKAFTVVADNYVTDDSGTGVVHCAPAFGEEDYRVCIENQIIQKGKNLTVAVDDDGCFTEKVSHFCGRYVKDADKDIINDVKAKGRLVKSQTFTHSYPFCWRSDTPLIYRAVPSWFVAVEKLKDQLLGNNQQTYWVPDFVKDKRFHNWLENARDWAVSRSRFWGTPLPIWISDDGEERVVMDSIEKLEKLSGVKVTDLHRHKIDHITIPSSRGTAFGVLRRVEDVFDCWFESGSMPYAYIHYPFENVEFFENNFPGHFVAEGLDQTRGWFYTLMVLSTALFQKPAFRNLICNGLVLAADGKKMSKRLKNYPPPTDVIDKFGADALRLYLINSPVVRAEPLRFKEEGVYSVVKDVFLPWYNAYRFLVQNAKRIELEGLAPFLPIDQQTTQKSSNVLDQWINSATESLVHFVRQEMDAYRLYTVVPYLLKFIDNLTNIYVRFNRKRLKGRTGEEDCRTALSTLYHVLLTTCKVMSPFTPFFTEVLYQNMRKVSEGSEESIHYCSFPEAVGKREERIERSVTRMMTVIDLGRNVRERHNKPLKAPLREMVVVHPDPDFLEDIAGKLREYVLEELNVRSVVPCNDPLKYASLRAEPDFSVLGKRLGKSMRIVKDQVQAMTQADILSFESAGEVTIDGHCLKLTDIKVIRVFKRPENMGEKEMDAAGDGDVLVVLDLCPDKSLFEAGVAREVVNRIQKLRKKAGLEPTDMVEVYYESLDDDKSVLKNVVNSQESYISSALGSPLLPWDITPPHTVVIAEESFDDISELAFVIRLARQTLVFKSDAIVSLYSGNVKNAENLQTYLLSRYHGNLKSEFQLGNGKIKVDCIQDQPGVEVALGEHLFASVGDYHLQTKAD, from the exons ATGGAGGAGGTGAAGGAAGGAAAAGATTTCTCATTCccaaaagaagaagaggaaatctCAAAATACTGGTCAGATAACAAAGCATTCGAAAATCAATTGAAACGAACAGAAAATCTACCAGAATTCGTCTTCTACGATGGTCCGCCGTTCGCCACCGGTTTACCTCACTACGGCCATCTACTTGCAGGTACGATCAAAGACATTGTTACTCGTTATCAAACTATGATTGGTCATCATGTAACTAGAAGATTTGGTTGGGATTGTCATGGTTTACCAGTTGAGTATGAAATTGATCAGAAATTAGGGATTAAAACTAAACAAGATGTGTTGAATTTTGGTATTGCGAATTATAACGAAGAATGTAAAAGTATTGTTACTAGATATGTTAGTGAATGGGAAAGTACTGTTACAAGAATGGGTAGatggattgattttaagaatgaTTATAAGACGATGGATATCAATTACATGGAGAGTGTTTGGTGGGTGTTCTCTCAGTTATATGAAAAGGGTTTGGTTTATAGAGGATTTAAGGTGATGCCATATAGTACTGGTTGTAAAACTCCGCtttcaaattttgaagctaattcTAATTATAAGGATGTTTCTGATCCTGAAATCATGGTGTCTTTTCCTATTGTTGGTGATCCTGATAATTCTGCTCTTGTTGCATGGACAACAACTCCATGGACTCTTCCTAGTAATCTTTGTTTGTGTGTAAATGCGAAATTTGATTATGTAAAGGTTCGAAACAAAACGTCCGGGTTAGTCTATGTCGTTGCTAAATGCCGGTTATCCCAGCTGCCTGGTGATGCGAAGAAGAAGTCTAAAACGGATGGGTCTAATGCACCTGGTCAAGATTCAAAGAATGCGAAGTCTAAGAATAAGAGCAGCTCATCTGATGGGAAAGTTGAGAAGGAAGCTGATTCTGGACCATATGAGTTGTTGGAGACAATGACTGGTGCTTCCTTGGTGGGGTTGAG GTACACTCCCTTGTTCGATTATTTCGTCGACGAGTTCTCTGATAGTGATAAAGCGTTCACTGTAGTAGCAGATAACTACGTCACTGATGACAGTGGTACTGGTGTTGTCCACTGCGCTCCTGCATTCGGAGAAGAGGATTATCGTGTCTGTATTGAAAATCAGATAATCCAAAAG GGAAAAAACTTGACTGTAGCAGTTGATGACGATGGGTGCTTTACAGAGAAGGTATCTCATTTCTGTGGGCGATATGTCAAGGATGCAGATAAAGACATTATCAATGATGTGAAG GCAAAGGGAAGGCTCGTCAAATCTCAGACATTTACCCATTCTTATCCTTTCTGTTGGAGATCTGATACCCCTCTAATTTATAGAGCAGTTCCAAGCTG GTTTGTTGCAGTGGAGAAGCTTAAAGACCAACTGCTAGGAAATAACCAACAGACCTACTGGGTTCCTGATTTTGTCAAG GACAAACGTTTCCacaattggctggaaaacgctaGAGACTGGGCTGTGAGCCGTAGTAGATTCTGGGGTACTCCTCTTCCTATCTGGATCAGTGATGATGGCGAGGAAAGAGTAGTCATGGACTCCATTGAGAAGCTTGAAAAACTCTCGGGTGTTAAG GTGACTGATCTGCACCGTCATAAGATTGATCATATAACAATTCCATCTAGTCGTGGTACTGCGTTTGGAGTGCTTCGACGAGTTGAGGATGTATTTGATTGCTGGTTTGAGAGTGGGTCCATGCCTTATGCATATATTCACTACCCATTTGAGAATGTCGAATTCTTTGAGAATAACTTCCCTGGGCATTTTGTTGCTGAAGGACTGGATCAAACCCGTGGATGGTTCTATACTCTTATGGTTTTGTCGACAGCATTATTTCAAAAACCAGCATTCAGGAATCTCATCTGTAACGGTCTTGTCCTGGCTGCCGATGGGAAGAAAATGAGTAAAAGGCTCAAGAACTATCCTCCTCCTACAGATGTCATAGATAAGTTCGGAGCAGATGCACTGCGGTTGTACTTGATTAATTCTCCAGTTGTGCGGGCAGAACCATTACGGTTCAAAGAGGAAGGAGTTTATAGTGTTGTGAAAGATGTATTTCTTCCTTGGTACAATGCCTATAGGTTCCTTGTTCAGAATGCCAAAAGAATTGAGCTTGAGGGCCTTGCTCCATTCCTTCCAATCGATCAACAAACAACCCAGAAGTCATCGAACGTTTTGGATCAGTGGATTAACTCAGCAACTGAAAGTCTGGTCCATTTTGTTCGACAAGAGATGGACGCATATAGGCTATACACAGTGGTACCTTATCTCTTGAAGTTCATTGACAATCTTACAAATATTTATGTGCGGTTCAACCGTAAGAGGCTAAAAGGCCGCACTGGAGAAGAAGACTGCAGGACGGCTCTGTCAACTCTATACCATGTGCTGCTAACTACATGTAAGGTGATGTCCCCTTTCACCCCATTCTTCACGGAAGTTTTGTACCAGAACATGCGCAAGGTTTCCGAAGGATCAGAGGAGAGCATTCATTATTGTAGCTTTCCTGAGGCAGTTGGAAAGAGAGAGGAACGTATTGAGCGCAGTGTTACAAGGATGATGACAGTCATTGATCTTGGTCGTAACGTACGTGAGCGCCACAATAAACCATTGAAAGCTCCTCTTAGAGAAATGGTGGTTGTTCATCCTGATCCAGACTTTCTTGAAGATATTGCTGGAAAGCTAAGAGAGTATGTGCTTGAGGAGCTAAATGTCCGGTCTGTTGTGCCATGCAATGATCCTTTAAAATATGCTTCTCTGCGTGCAGAACCCGACTTCAGTGTTCTAGGTAAACGACTAGGAAAATCCATGAGAATCGTTAAAGACCAGGTTCAGGCAATGACTCAGGCAGACATCTTAAGCTTTGAGAGTGCTGGTGAGGTTACTATTGATGGCCACTGCCTTAAGCTCACTGATATTAAGGTTATCCGCGTCTTCAAGCGTCCAGAGAACATGGGCGAGAAGGAAATGGATGCCGCTGGAGACGGCGATGTCTTGGTGGTCTTGGATTTATGCCCAGATAAGTCATTGTTTGAGGCAGGAGTTGCACGTGAGGTTGTAAACAGAATCCAGAAGTTACGGAAAAAAGCTGGTCTCGAACCCACAGATATGGTGGAGGTGTACTATGAATCATTGGATGATGATAAATCCGTCTTGAAGAATGTTGTTAACTCACAGGAGTCCTATATCAGCAGTGCACTAGGTTCTCCTTTGCTTCCTTGGGATATTACCCCTCCCCATACTGTCGTAATTGCTGAAGAAAGTTTTGATGATATTTCTGAGTTGGCATTTGTTATCCGTCTGGCGAGGCAAACCCTGGTGTTCAAATCAGATGCTATTGTTAGTCTATACTCTGGAAATGTAAAGAATGCCGAGAACTTGCAAACCTACTTGCTGTCTCGATACCATGGAAACCTAAAGTCAGAGTTTCAGCTTGGAAATGGCAAGATCAAGGTAGACTGCATCCAAGATCAACCTGGAGTTGAAGTGGCACTGGGAGAGCATCTGTTCGCTTCAGTTGGAGATTATCATTTGCAAACTAAAGCTGATTGA
- the LOC113286749 gene encoding 14-3-3-like protein, producing the protein MATPREENVYMAKLAEQAERYEEMVEFMEKVTNSIESEELTVEERNLLSVAYKNVIGARRASWRIISSIEQKEESRGNEDHVNIIRDYRSKIETELTGICDGILKLLDSRLIPSASAGDSKVFYLKMKGDYHRYLAEFKTGPERKEAAESTLSAYKSAQDIAMTELAPTHPIRLGLALNFSVFYYEILNSPDRACTLAKQAFDEAIAELDTLGEESYKDSTLIMQLLRDNLTLWTSDMQDDGVDEIKDAAPAPTKADE; encoded by the exons ATGGCGACACCAAGAGAAGAGAATGTGTACATGGCAAAACTAGCAGAACAAGCAGAAAGATACGAAGAAATGGTTGAATTCATGGAGAAAGTAACAAACAGCATCGAATCAGAAGAACTCACAGTCGAAGAAAGAAATCTATTATCAGTAGCATATAAGAATGTTATTGGTGCTAGAAGAGCATCATGGAGAATCATATCATCTATTGAACAGAAAGAAGAGAGCCGTGGTAATGAAGATCATGTTAATATCATCAGAGATTACAGATCTAAGATTGAGACTGAATTAACTGGTATTTGTGATGGTATTTTGAAATTGCTCGATTCTAGATTGATTCCATCTGCTTCTGCTGGTGATTCTAAGGTCTTTTATTTGAAGATGAAGGGTGATTATCATCGTTATCTTGCTGAGTTTAAAACTGGTCCTGAACGTAAAGAAGCTGCTGAATCTACACTCTCTGCTTACAAATCTGCTCAG GATATTGCCATGACTGAGTTGGCACCAACTCACCCAATCCGACTCGGACTTGCTCTTAACTTCTCTGTCTTCTATTACGAGATCTTGAACTCTCCTGATCGTGCTTGTACTCTTGCTAAACAG GCATTCGATGAGGCAATTGCTGAACTTGACACTCTAGGAGAGGAATCCTACAAGGACAGTACTCTGATAATGCAGCTTCTTCGTGATAACCTTACCCTGTGGACCTCCGACATGCAG GATGATGGAGTGGATGAAATCAAAGATGCAGCACCAGCACCAACTAAGGCTGATGAATGA
- the LOC113290369 gene encoding ribosomal L1 domain-containing protein CG13096-like — protein MARKKQTARKANQIPNLVDAVNATKEHQRLSKKSNQPVKEMAPIRSSKNKKDKLALVTPPSRPPRNTKYLNVGLLRGKTPSEVALLIREPRDPCDDSSELSSSSSLVISATGSIEEEVAEHDEIALGGEYVAYDDDDGNDGNGGDGGDGGNHGNEEEEIQEEEEDEGNDDGDEDENGGASGDEEGDEDDGNDENGS, from the exons atgGCTCGTAAAAAGCAGACCGCTAGAAAGGCAAATCAAATACCTAATCTGGTAGATGCAGTTAATGCAACGAAGGAGCATCAGAGACTGAGCAAAAAATCAAATCAGCCGGTGAAGGAAATGGCTCCGATCAGAAG TAGCAAGAATAAAAAGGATAAGCTTGCGCTGGTAACTCCTCCATCCAGACCTCCCCGCAACACAAAATACCTAAATGTCGGTCTATTACGAGGAAAAACACCGAGTGAGGTAGCCTTACTTATCCGCGAACCCAGAGACCCATGTGATGATTCGTCTGAATTGTCCTCTTCATCCTCTCTTGTTATATCTGCAACTGGAAGCATAGAAGAAGAAGTCGCAGAACATGACGAAATTGCTTTAGGAGGTGAATATGTtgcttatgatgatgatgatggtaatgatggTAACGGTGGTGATGGTGGGGATGGTGGTAATCATGGAAATGAGGAGGAGGAGATtcaagaggaggaggaggatgaaggtaatgatgatggGGATGAGGATGAAAATGGTGGTGCTAGCGGTGATGAAGAGGGggatgaggatgatggtaatgaTGAAAATG gatcataa
- the LOC113286752 gene encoding PKS-NRPS hybrid synthetase CHGG_01239-like → MEDLHIGREIVEVGSDEIVEVGSDEEGSGSKHLEESTETQDGRNMADEEEGMIIDTPQMEMTPVIDDDSAPIQTVTPPLFHNPHLDDGLQLEVSTPVTEIVPEPEPQQPEIDLTSFFVTDQVFESREAIIQWCQEVGKKHNSVLVITKSMKTLTGKGSKLELGCERGGWYKDHQRKSLQLKTPVAKKRKSSTRKCGCPFKLRCSWVEGNRWTLHVRCGSHNHELSATLTGHAYVGRLKEEEKQLVIHLTATGVQPQQVLTALKEKSKDNYSTLRTIYNVKAKLRKSQVEGKPAMQQLMELLTQYHYVEKHRSNEETGEVRDVFWAHPESTLLAKCFPSVLMVDSTCKINRFKKPLVHVVGVTSTGKYFTVAFAFMEAETEEHYIWLFTQLKWIYMLNTLPSLFVTDTETALINAIDIVFPKASRILCTWHINQQVQGYCEMAFEDDEEWKQFNSDWNRVWQAQTKDEYGDAYADLSTNWALSNPACVKFLCDTWLIQKEKFVLAWTNKIKHFGNTTTKAEGEHEKLRKYLGTAVDSYTTCWKAMHTMIKDEIAQIKSSFEQSLTTLKHEHLSPAFEELRNHVSHKALELLLLEISHSENIDKEEPSCSCSLRTTHGLPCAHELLKYAPEGKAIPLSDIDSHWKQLSIVPIQELHSGLDVLPEYKLLRHKWMEAAEPERLLLLEKIKELATSKTRI, encoded by the exons ATGGAGGATTTACACATTGGCAGAGAAATTGTGGAGGTCGGTTCTGATGAAATTGTTGAGGTCGGTTCTGATGAGGAGGGTTCTGGCAGCAAGCACTTGGAAGAATCTACAGAGACTCAG GATGGAAGGAATATGGCTGACGAGGAGGAGGGGATGATTATTGATACTCCACAAATGGAGATGACTCCAGTGATTGATGATGATTCTGCACCAATACAGACAGTGACTCCTCCACTGTTCCATAATCCACATTTAGATGATGGTCTACAACTAGAGGTGTCAACTCCAGTCACTGAAATTGTACCTGAACCAGAACCCCAACAACCAGAGATTGATTTGACATCTTTTTTTGTCACGGATCAG GTGTTTGAATCGCGTGAGGCAATAATACAGTGGTGTCAAGAGGTTGGAAAGAAGCATAACTCGGTACTGGTCATTACAAAGTCGATGAAAACACTAACAGGAAAGGGGTCAAAACTTGAACTTGGATGTGAGAGAGGTGGTTGGTACAAGGATCATCAGAGGAAGAGTTTACAGCTTAAAACTCCCGtggcaaagaaaagaaaaagcagtACTAGGAAATGTGGTTGTCCTTTTAAATTGAGATGTTCATGGGTTGAAGGAAATAGGTGGACTCTTCATGTAAGGTGTGGAAGTCATAATCACGAGTTATCAGCAACACTTACTGGACATGCATATGTTGGTAGGTTGAAAGAGGAGGAGAAGCAGTTAGTAATTCATTTGACAGCAACTGGTGTTCAACCACAACAAGTACTTACAGCACTTAAAGAGAAGAGCAAGGACAACTATTCTACTTTGAGAACGATATACAATGTAAAGGCCAAACTAAGGAAGAGTCAGGTTGAAGGTAAGCCGGCAATGCAACAGTTGATGGAGTTACTGACTCAATACCATTATGTAGAAAAGCATAGGAGTAATGAAGAAACAGGTGAGGTGAGAGATGTATTTTGGGCTCATCCAGAATCGACGCTACTGGCCAAATGTTTTCCTTCGGTTTTAATGGTTGATTCTACATGCAAAATTAATAGATTTAAGAAACCGCTTGTTCATGTTGTCGGAGTTACTTCAACGGGGAAATACTTCACAGTTGCATTTGCCTTTATGGAGGCAGAGACAGAAGAGCATTATATTTGGTTGTTCACGCAGCTGAAGTGGATATATATGCTAAATACGTTGCCGTCCTTATTTGTCACGGATACAGAGACTGCATTGATAAATGCAATTGATATTGTGTTTCCGAAAGCAAGTAGAATTCTTTGCACGTGGCACATAAATCAGCAGGTGCAAGGCTACTGTGAGATGgcttttgaagatgatgaagagtgGAAACAGTTTAACAGTGATTGGAATCGTGTTTGGCAAGCTCAGACAAAGGATGAATACGGCGATGCTTATGCTGATCTATCAACAAATTGGGCATTGAGCAACCCTGCATGCGTTAAATTCTTGTGTGATACTTGGTTGATACAGAAAGAAAAATTTGTTTTGGCATGGACAAATAAGATCAAGCACTTCGGCAACACTACGACAAAGGCTGAAGGTGAGCATGAAAAACTTAGGAAATATCTCGGTACTGCTGTAGACAGTTATACTACTTGTTGGAAAGCAATGCACACCATGATAAAAGATGAAATTGCTCAAATCAAGTCCTCTTTCGAGCAAAGCCTGACCACTttgaaacatgaacatttgtcaCCTGCTTTCGAGGAGTTGAGGAACCATGTATCTCACAAGGCTTTGGAGCTTTTATTATTGGAAATTAGTCATTCTGAAAATATTGACAAGGAAGAGCCTTCTTGTAGTTGTTCCCTCCGCACTACACATGGACTTCCTTGTGCACATGAGTTACTGAAATATGCTCCTGAGGGTAAGGCTATTCCTCTATCTGACATTGACTCACATTGGAAGCAACTTTCAATAGTTCCAATACAAGAGCTACACAGTGGATTGGATGTGCTACCGGAATATAAACTGTTAAGGCATAAATGGATGGAAGCAGCGGAACCTGAACGTTTGTTGCTGTTAGAAAAGATAAAGGAGCTTGCGACATCCAAGACCAGAATCTAA